From the Euphorbia lathyris chromosome 6, ddEupLath1.1, whole genome shotgun sequence genome, one window contains:
- the LOC136233315 gene encoding cysteine-rich receptor-like protein kinase 10 gives MNDSKNMSYFILFLFLVINFTDLIAAQQPELQFKECAGKGNYSDNSIYQTNLNNLFTRIYTNTEINFGFYNFTYGEDPDKVYIIALCRPDFTPEYCRSCLKYVGDSLLTLCPSFKESIGGTDDCMIRYSFRSTFRFPEFRPHFFVYGERNVSDDDVTGFNLSRSTLLQRLWNQAAAGDSRHKFAAGEIGREIQTIYGLVQCTPDLTASDCRNCLYNAWGLIPQCCVNRTGGRVILPSCYVRYEIDPFVNQIASPSPPAISPGNRSKRSRTVIIVAAAVAVSAIILAVSICIFIRTRKKKDEFQPVDSEIQEVESLQFDLVTIRAATDDFSETKKLGEGGFGVVYMGTLPNGQEIAVKRLARGSGQGELEFKNEVVLVAKLQHRNLVKLLGFCLEGQERLLVYEFLPNSSLNNFIFDQVKRENLNWKTRYKIIRGIARGLVYLHEDSRLRIIHRDLKASNILLDEEMNPKISDFGTARIFAVDQTQDDTSRIVGTFGYMAPEYIRRGHFSTKSDVFSFGVLILEIVSG, from the exons AATTCAAGGAGTGTGCCGGGAAAGGTAACTATTCCGACAACAGTATCTATCAGACAAATCTGAACAACCTCTTCACTCGGATCTATACCAACACTGAAATAAACTTCGGATTCTACAATTTCACCTACGGAGAAGATCCCGACAAAGTTTACATCATCGCTCTCTGCAGACCAGATTTTACCCCTGAATACTGCCGTTCCTGTCTGAAATACGTCGGAGATTCTCTCCTAACACTTTGTCCAAGCTTTAAGGAATCAATTGGAGGAACAGATGACTGCATGATAAGATACTCATTCCGATCCACATTCAGATTCCCGGAGTTCCGACCACACTTTTTTGTTTATGGAGAGAGAAACGTTTCTGATGATGATGTTACCGGTTTCAACTTATCCCGGTCGACCTTGCTACAGAGGCTATGGAATCAAGCAGCTGCCGGAGATTCTCGTCATAAGTTCGCCGCCGGAGAAATTGGCCGTGAAATTCAGACTATATATGGACTTGTACAGTGCACTCCTGATTTAACAGCGTCTGATTGCAGAAACTGTTTGTATAATGCTTGGGGATTAATTCCCCAATGTTGTGTGAATAGAACTGGCGGAAGAGTAATTCTCCCAAGCTGTTATGTTAGATATGAGATAGATCCTTTCGTTAATCAAATAGCTTCTCCATCCCCACCGGCAATTTCTCCAG gAAATAGAAGCAAAAGGTCGCGGACTGTGATAATCGTGGCTGCCGCTGTAGCTGTTTCTGCAATAATACTTGCAGTTTCCATCTGCATCTTCATAAGaacaaggaagaagaaggatgaaTTTCAAC CTGTCGATTCCGAAATTCAAGAAGTGGAATCTTTGCAATTTGACCTTGTTACTATTAGAGCTGCTACGGATGATTTTTCTGAAACCAAAAAGCTTGGAGAAGGTGGATTTGGTGTCGTATACATg GGTACCCTTCCTAATGGACAAGAAATAGCTGTGAAGAGATTGGCCAGAGGATCAGGACAAGGTGAACTAGAATTCAAGAACGAAGTCGTTTTAGTTGCTAAGCTTCAACACAGGAATTTGGTTAAGTTGTTGGGTTTCTGCTTGGAAGGACAAGAAAGACTTCTTGTCTACGAGTTTTTGCCTAACTCAAGCCTCAATAACTTCATATTTG ATCAAGTCAAACGAGAAAATTTAAATTGGAAAACGCGATACAAGATCATAAGAGGCATAGCTCGAGGTCTTGTTTATCTTCACGAAGATTCTCGACTTCGAATTATTCATCGTGATCTTAAAGCTAGTAACATTTTGTTAGATGAAGAAATGAATCcaaaaatttcagattttggtACCGCCAGAATATTTGCAGTAGATCAGACACAGGACGATACAAGTAGAATTGTCGGAACATT TGGATATATGGCTCCGGAATACATAAGGCGTGGGCACTTCTCTACGAAGTCGGATGTATTTAGCTTTGGTGTTTTGATTTTAGAGATTGTAAGTGGCTGA